Proteins from a genomic interval of Stenotrophomonas maltophilia R551-3:
- a CDS encoding serine/threonine protein kinase: MVEPIVIEGQRAWLKQYGKGSRALALGLLNFVARRFHLDALRPPPHRGGDAARETEARRLAELQAQGVNVPDVLGTGHAALVIGDNGSSFNTCLREADEAGRDRLVMAAMLAIAEAHARGAYFGQPLPRNLTWDGQKVGFIDFEEDPLEVMDLAEAQARDWLMFGYGVAKYYADRPEHLQAMMAEAMGDVQAPVREHVHAVSGRLRNLARVCMKLGRSARALAHSIFIAHGASTAGVLMLVGLCVDFLADGDLDVLQLFC; encoded by the coding sequence ATGGTTGAGCCCATCGTCATCGAAGGGCAACGTGCCTGGCTGAAGCAGTACGGCAAGGGAAGCCGGGCGCTGGCCCTGGGCCTGCTCAATTTTGTTGCCCGCCGTTTCCATCTCGATGCCCTGCGCCCGCCACCGCATCGCGGCGGTGACGCTGCACGCGAAACCGAAGCCCGTCGCCTGGCTGAACTGCAGGCGCAGGGGGTGAACGTGCCCGATGTGCTGGGTACCGGTCATGCCGCGCTGGTGATCGGCGACAACGGCAGTTCGTTCAATACCTGCCTGCGCGAAGCCGACGAGGCCGGTCGCGACCGGTTGGTGATGGCAGCGATGCTGGCCATCGCCGAAGCGCATGCGCGTGGCGCCTATTTCGGCCAGCCGCTGCCGCGCAATCTCACCTGGGACGGCCAGAAAGTAGGCTTCATCGACTTCGAGGAAGATCCGCTGGAAGTGATGGACCTGGCTGAAGCGCAGGCCCGCGACTGGCTGATGTTCGGCTACGGCGTCGCCAAGTACTACGCCGACCGCCCCGAGCACCTGCAGGCGATGATGGCCGAGGCGATGGGCGATGTTCAGGCACCGGTGCGCGAGCATGTGCATGCGGTCAGTGGCCGCCTTCGCAATCTGGCCCGGGTCTGCATGAAGCTGGGCCGTTCAGCGCGCGCGCTGGCGCATTCGATCTTCATCGCCCATGGCGCCAGTACCGCCGGCGTGCTGATGCTGGTCGGCCTGTGCGTGGATTTCCTCGCCGACGGTGATCTGGACGTCCTGCAGCTGTTCTGCTGA